In a single window of the Acetivibrio clariflavus DSM 19732 genome:
- the tnpB gene encoding IS66 family insertion sequence element accessory protein TnpB (TnpB, as the term is used for proteins encoded by IS66 family insertion elements, is considered an accessory protein, since TnpC, encoded by a neighboring gene, is a DDE family transposase.) → MIRWNEKPVYLCGRLTDMRKSINGLITLVQESFSLDPFMNALFVFCNRGRNRIKILEWDGDGFWLYFKRLERGRFRWPTEEDSTTMLLDVNELACLIDSARLEKKLSRKEVLERQIS, encoded by the coding sequence ATGATAAGATGGAATGAAAAACCAGTGTATCTTTGCGGAAGATTAACGGATATGAGGAAATCTATCAACGGATTAATAACACTGGTACAAGAAAGTTTCTCACTTGATCCGTTTATGAATGCACTGTTTGTGTTCTGTAACAGAGGGAGAAACAGGATAAAAATCCTTGAATGGGATGGAGATGGGTTTTGGCTGTACTTTAAGCGATTGGAACGAGGGCGATTTCGCTGGCCAACAGAAGAAGATTCAACCACAATGCTTCTTGATGTAAACGAATTAGCTTGCCTTATCGACAGTGCAAGATTGGAAAAAAAGCTTAGCCGAAAGGAGGTTTTAGAGCGTCAAATTTCGTAA
- a CDS encoding YtxH domain-containing protein yields the protein MKLLDTIKEAKRKKERAKKIKTAKKLATAATVGSAAGAIAGLLLAPKTGKETRQDIAKNVKAASENVRNSAANVKEKAVEVQNNIKTALKKTNKLIKDIKEKKAQKEEKIEQEQKADEE from the coding sequence ATGAAGTTGTTAGATACTATTAAGGAAGCTAAAAGAAAGAAGGAAAGAGCAAAGAAGATTAAGACAGCTAAAAAGCTGGCAACAGCTGCAACAGTTGGTTCAGCTGCAGGGGCTATAGCAGGATTGCTTTTGGCACCGAAAACAGGAAAAGAAACAAGACAGGATATAGCAAAAAATGTTAAAGCTGCATCGGAAAATGTAAGAAATTCTGCTGCTAATGTGAAAGAAAAGGCTGTTGAAGTTCAAAATAACATAAAAACTGCTTTGAAAAAGACTAACAAGTTAATAAAGGATATAAAGGAAAAGAAGGCGCAAAAAGAGGAGAAAATTGAGCAAGAACAGAAGGCAGATGAGGAATAG
- the tnpA gene encoding IS66 family insertion sequence element accessory protein TnpA — MDMEKVTTEQQLSRWAQLIQTWLENGQSIKEFCRTNGVSKATYYYWQKKVSEAKCTVVEAVKESKTELPSGWMQLASKPVYPAKATLEIKINGCNVTVNTETDLELLKKVCQVLMSL, encoded by the coding sequence ATGGACATGGAAAAAGTAACAACTGAACAACAATTATCTAGGTGGGCACAATTAATACAAACCTGGCTTGAAAATGGGCAAAGTATCAAAGAGTTTTGCCGAACGAATGGAGTAAGCAAAGCCACATACTACTATTGGCAGAAAAAAGTCAGTGAAGCAAAGTGTACAGTAGTAGAAGCAGTAAAAGAATCCAAAACCGAACTACCAAGTGGATGGATGCAGCTTGCATCGAAACCGGTGTACCCTGCAAAAGCTACACTGGAAATTAAAATTAATGGCTGTAATGTCACTGTAAACACGGAAACAGACTTAGAATTGTTAAAAAAAGTTTGCCAGGTGTTGATGTCGTTATGA
- a CDS encoding superoxide dismutase family protein has translation MTMMNAMHPWPIISDEAIAFIHGGPLAPQIRGYVLFKDVPGGTEVYVEVTGLPDYKPGKNGEAPVGPHGFHIHEGNCCEVGDAEDPFLGAGGHWNPDGQPHGNHAGDFPPLFSNHGLSRMCFFTDRFKVKDVLGKSVIIHNNPDDFRTQPSGNSGKRLACGVIKPKFIICPE, from the coding sequence ATGACAATGATGAATGCAATGCATCCATGGCCTATAATCAGTGACGAAGCAATTGCCTTTATACATGGTGGTCCATTAGCTCCGCAGATTAGAGGATATGTCTTATTTAAGGATGTTCCTGGAGGAACGGAAGTATATGTTGAAGTGACAGGACTTCCGGATTACAAACCGGGTAAGAATGGAGAGGCTCCTGTTGGCCCCCATGGCTTTCACATTCATGAAGGTAATTGCTGTGAAGTGGGGGATGCAGAAGATCCTTTCCTAGGTGCAGGTGGTCACTGGAATCCCGATGGTCAGCCCCATGGGAACCACGCCGGAGATTTTCCGCCTCTATTTTCCAATCACGGCTTATCAAGAATGTGTTTTTTTACCGACAGATTTAAAGTGAAAGATGTATTGGGCAAGTCGGTGATAATACACAATAATCCCGATGATTTTAGAACTCAGCCTTCGGGAAATTCAGGGAAAAGGCTTGCTTGTGGTGTGATTAAACCAAAATTTATAATTTGTCCAGAATAA
- a CDS encoding DNA gyrase/topoisomerase IV subunit A — MSAKNVIEQKIVDTLEKNYMPYAMSVIISRAIPEIDGLKPSHRKLLYTMYKMGLLTGQKTKSANVVGQTMKLNPHGDSAIYETMVRMTKGNEALLHPYVDSKGNFGKHYSRDMQFAAPRYTEVKLDKICEELFKDLDKDAVDFVDNYDGTMKEPTLLPITFPNILVNANQGIAVGMASNICSFNLREVCEAAIQFIKDENVDISEYLKAPDFSTGGQIIYNEKEIKDIYNSGRGSFKVRAKYRFDKENNCIEVYEIPYTTTSEAIIDSVIDLVKNNKIRDIVDVRDETDLDGLKITFDLRKNTDPDALMNKLYKLTPLEDSFSCNFNILINGRPKVLGIKGILTHWTEFRINCIKRQTMFDINKKSEKLHLLLGLQKILLDIDKAIKLIRETEEEAMVVPNLMKAFQVDQVQAEFIAEIKLRNLNKEYILNRVSEIEKLQKEIEELKDLYGNEKKIKKVIIKQLEEVAKKYGQPRRTEILHEENIEKVTMEHFIEDYNLKLFLTDHNYLKKIPLISLRANPEHKLKDDDYIIQEIETHNKADLLLFSNKQVVYKLKIYEIEDCKASSLGEYLANLLGLEEDEKIIHIVATDDYKGYMIFAFENGKVAKIELSSYATKTNRKKLANAYSTLSKVVYIQHILEDEELVAFSSLNKVLIFNTSSINPKSTRDSQGVQVMKSKKGSVMTCIKRLNEVAFKDFEYYRTKNIPAIGCYLKEEDREDNQIKLDI; from the coding sequence ATGTCCGCAAAAAATGTAATAGAGCAGAAAATAGTTGATACACTTGAAAAGAATTATATGCCTTATGCCATGAGTGTAATAATTTCAAGGGCAATACCGGAAATTGACGGTTTGAAACCATCCCACAGAAAACTGTTGTATACTATGTATAAAATGGGACTTTTGACCGGGCAGAAAACCAAGTCGGCCAATGTTGTGGGACAGACAATGAAGCTTAATCCCCACGGAGACTCGGCTATTTATGAGACAATGGTCAGAATGACAAAGGGGAACGAAGCATTACTGCATCCTTATGTCGATTCAAAGGGTAACTTCGGGAAACATTATTCCAGGGATATGCAATTTGCTGCTCCCCGTTATACTGAGGTCAAGCTTGATAAGATATGCGAGGAGCTGTTTAAGGATCTTGACAAGGATGCCGTTGACTTTGTGGACAACTATGACGGTACCATGAAAGAGCCTACACTCCTTCCTATAACTTTTCCCAATATCCTGGTGAATGCCAATCAGGGAATAGCTGTTGGTATGGCCAGCAATATTTGCAGTTTTAACTTAAGAGAAGTTTGCGAAGCAGCTATTCAATTTATTAAAGATGAAAATGTAGATATTTCTGAGTATCTTAAAGCACCTGACTTCTCAACAGGCGGTCAGATAATATACAATGAGAAGGAAATTAAAGATATTTATAACAGCGGAAGAGGCAGCTTTAAAGTAAGGGCAAAATACCGATTTGACAAGGAAAACAACTGTATTGAAGTATATGAGATCCCTTATACTACAACTTCAGAAGCCATTATCGATTCGGTAATTGACCTGGTTAAAAACAATAAGATTAGGGATATTGTAGACGTAAGGGATGAAACTGATCTTGACGGTCTTAAGATTACTTTTGATTTGAGAAAAAATACCGATCCCGATGCGTTGATGAACAAATTGTATAAGCTGACTCCATTGGAAGACAGCTTCAGTTGCAATTTCAATATATTGATAAACGGGCGTCCGAAGGTACTTGGAATAAAAGGTATATTAACCCATTGGACCGAGTTTAGAATCAACTGTATTAAAAGACAGACTATGTTCGACATAAACAAAAAATCGGAAAAGCTTCATTTGCTGCTGGGTTTGCAAAAGATCCTCCTGGATATAGATAAGGCTATAAAACTGATCAGGGAGACTGAAGAGGAGGCTATGGTTGTACCCAACCTCATGAAAGCTTTTCAGGTGGACCAGGTACAGGCTGAGTTTATAGCTGAAATAAAGCTTAGAAACTTAAACAAGGAGTACATTTTAAACAGAGTCAGTGAGATAGAGAAGCTTCAAAAGGAGATTGAAGAATTAAAGGATTTATACGGCAACGAAAAAAAGATAAAGAAGGTAATTATAAAGCAGCTTGAGGAAGTAGCGAAAAAATATGGGCAGCCCAGACGTACTGAGATATTGCATGAAGAGAATATTGAAAAAGTTACTATGGAACATTTTATTGAAGACTACAACTTAAAGCTGTTTTTAACTGATCACAACTATCTGAAAAAGATACCTCTTATATCATTAAGAGCAAATCCGGAGCATAAACTTAAGGACGATGACTATATAATACAGGAAATAGAAACTCACAACAAGGCCGATTTGCTTTTGTTCTCCAATAAGCAGGTAGTATACAAACTGAAAATTTATGAAATTGAGGACTGTAAAGCCAGCAGCCTTGGAGAATACCTGGCAAACCTGTTGGGCCTTGAGGAAGATGAAAAGATTATTCATATAGTAGCTACTGATGATTATAAAGGATACATGATTTTTGCCTTTGAGAATGGAAAAGTTGCAAAGATTGAATTGAGCAGCTATGCAACAAAGACAAACCGCAAAAAGCTGGCAAATGCATACAGTACTTTGTCCAAGGTTGTATATATACAGCATATTTTGGAAGATGAGGAACTTGTTGCTTTCAGCAGCCTAAATAAAGTACTGATATTTAATACTTCAAGTATAAACCCGAAATCTACTAGAGATTCTCAAGGGGTACAGGTAATGAAATCGAAAAAGGGAAGTGTTATGACCTGTATAAAAAGGCTGAATGAAGTTGCGTTTAAGGATTTTGAATATTACAGGACAAAGAACATACCTGCCATAGGTTGTTACTTAAAGGAAGAGGATAGAGAGGACAATCAAATTAAACTTGATATTTGA
- a CDS encoding dockerin type I repeat-containing protein, protein MDGQVLTIEDENTTSISEELTGNEKDNSEEITDTSVQDSVYTPKEIQNEFIDELPVEPIIPSYIKMFSEFPEDKPLIGDVDGNGDVNSIDYAFMKMYLLGIINDFNVEDDLWASDVNGDGVFNSIDYAFMKLFLLGRIKEFPKQNLIETPTPVPTEMTIGTPTPTENVR, encoded by the coding sequence ATGGACGGTCAGGTCTTAACAATTGAAGATGAAAATACAACTTCAATATCTGAAGAATTAACTGGCAATGAAAAGGATAATAGTGAGGAAATCACTGATACAAGTGTTCAGGATTCAGTTTATACTCCGAAAGAAATTCAGAATGAATTTATAGACGAATTACCTGTTGAACCGATAATTCCATCTTATATAAAAATGTTTTCTGAATTTCCAGAAGATAAACCGCTTATTGGTGACGTTGATGGAAATGGTGATGTGAACAGCATTGATTATGCGTTTATGAAGATGTATTTATTGGGAATAATAAATGATTTTAATGTGGAAGATGATCTTTGGGCATCAGATGTTAACGGTGATGGTGTTTTCAACAGTATTGACTATGCTTTTATGAAATTGTTTCTACTTGGTAGGATAAAAGAGTTTCCAAAACAAAATTTAATTGAAACTCCTACACCAGTACCTACTGAAATGACTATTGGAACTCCTACACCTACAGAAAATGTTAGATAA
- a CDS encoding transposase — protein MLSWENTGFNVYCGEAIYAEEQESIEKLAQYVVRAPISQERMFYIPPEESSNEVGKIIYKGKNSREIQAFDALDWLARLVTHIPNKGEQFVRYYGYYSNKSRGQRKKAETDDKVPAIVSSDLSKKAFCKNWARLIQKVYNVDPLKCKYCNGKMRIISFVEDEETIEKILKHLKLWGIQNHDPPNHFKIPQQFEHFILANSLLIGNNEKSNENMGKNKDGNYEEHNSNNVFPDYETCDEMPKYEDWF, from the coding sequence ATGCTTAGTTGGGAAAATACTGGATTTAATGTTTATTGTGGGGAGGCAATATACGCAGAGGAACAGGAGAGTATTGAAAAACTTGCTCAATATGTAGTTCGTGCTCCAATTTCTCAGGAAAGAATGTTTTACATACCACCAGAAGAAAGTTCAAATGAAGTTGGGAAAATTATTTACAAGGGTAAAAATAGCAGAGAAATTCAAGCTTTTGATGCTTTGGATTGGTTAGCACGATTGGTAACTCATATCCCAAATAAGGGAGAGCAATTTGTAAGATATTATGGTTATTATTCAAATAAGAGTAGAGGACAAAGGAAAAAAGCTGAGACAGATGATAAAGTACCTGCAATTGTAAGTAGTGATTTATCTAAAAAAGCTTTTTGTAAAAACTGGGCAAGACTTATTCAAAAGGTTTATAATGTTGATCCTCTAAAATGTAAATATTGCAATGGGAAAATGAGAATAATTTCGTTTGTAGAGGATGAAGAAACTATCGAGAAGATTTTGAAACATTTGAAGCTTTGGGGAATTCAGAATCATGATCCGCCTAATCATTTCAAAATACCACAACAATTTGAACATTTTATATTGGCCAATTCATTGCTAATTGGAAACAATGAAAAAAGTAATGAAAATATGGGCAAAAATAAAGACGGTAATTATGAAGAACACAATTCTAATAATGTTTTTCCTGATTATGAAACTTGTGATGAAATGCCAAAATATGAGGACTGGTTTTAA
- a CDS encoding threonine/serine exporter family protein yields MEEIFLAFIASLCPGIMYNVARKNLLWVGLAGMFGWITYASMLEYSGNVVFSSFLGAVVVGLYSESVARLRKAPAMVFSIPGIFPLVPGIAIYNSTQYIAENNLSKAANTGIEAISCAGAIACGILMTSAVFRIVKKRKKLKLYRKV; encoded by the coding sequence ATGGAAGAGATTTTTCTGGCGTTTATAGCAAGTTTATGTCCTGGAATAATGTATAATGTGGCAAGAAAAAATTTACTATGGGTTGGCCTGGCCGGTATGTTTGGGTGGATTACCTATGCCTCTATGCTTGAATACAGCGGAAATGTGGTGTTTTCGAGTTTTTTAGGGGCAGTTGTAGTGGGGTTGTACAGTGAAAGCGTTGCAAGACTTAGAAAAGCACCGGCAATGGTTTTTTCGATTCCCGGCATTTTTCCTTTGGTTCCGGGGATTGCAATTTACAACTCTACACAGTATATAGCTGAAAATAATCTGTCCAAAGCCGCAAACACCGGAATAGAAGCTATATCATGCGCTGGCGCCATTGCTTGTGGGATATTGATGACTTCTGCAGTTTTTCGTATTGTGAAGAAGAGAAAAAAATTGAAATTATATAGAAAAGTATAG
- a CDS encoding phosphodiester glycosidase family protein, translated as MVNQRYVTGDYVNGTFFGTDSSGKTVSVGAMVNDGVLIAKRLPHDEVARGTFIVYKNGTVKVKNIKDIDVEERLSDIKFATTGFNLFPLNLSAEWWPSSYANAEYRTVLGYNPNINKVLIFSFYTKKTSAAQAITILSNLGCTMGIGLDGGGSTGARFNGTTLVTPTRSIHNVIRWN; from the coding sequence ATAGTAAATCAAAGATATGTAACCGGTGACTATGTTAATGGTACATTTTTCGGAACTGATTCTAGTGGTAAAACAGTATCTGTTGGTGCAATGGTAAATGATGGAGTCTTAATAGCTAAGCGATTACCTCATGATGAAGTTGCAAGAGGGACATTTATTGTATATAAAAATGGAACTGTAAAGGTTAAAAATATAAAAGATATTGACGTTGAAGAAAGATTGTCTGATATTAAGTTTGCAACAACAGGTTTCAACTTATTTCCTTTAAATTTATCAGCTGAGTGGTGGCCTTCCTCCTATGCAAATGCTGAATATAGAACTGTACTAGGCTATAACCCTAATATAAACAAAGTTTTAATTTTCTCATTTTATACTAAAAAAACATCTGCAGCGCAAGCAATTACAATTCTCAGTAATTTAGGTTGTACTATGGGAATAGGTCTAGATGGAGGAGGATCAACTGGTGCAAGATTTAATGGAACAACATTAGTAACTCCAACAAGATCTATCCACAATGTAATAAGATGGAACTAA
- a CDS encoding SMI1/KNR4 family protein: MSILDNVSNLYSVDVKKPPATEEEIIQLINFSPIDVPLEYLEIVREATEVEIKVKNEMYIRIWSPTSCIEMNEVYFVQKYLPKSLAIGDDEGGALIYLHGKEGFGLYLCRFSDLDIDEAKMIAPSLADLLLNNVGIDVVMSGYV; encoded by the coding sequence ATGAGCATATTGGATAATGTAAGTAATCTATATTCTGTTGATGTGAAAAAACCACCAGCAACTGAAGAAGAAATAATACAGTTGATTAATTTTTCACCAATAGATGTTCCTTTGGAATATCTAGAAATTGTACGTGAAGCTACAGAAGTTGAAATAAAGGTAAAAAATGAGATGTATATTAGAATTTGGTCACCTACCAGTTGTATTGAGATGAATGAAGTATATTTTGTTCAAAAATATCTGCCAAAATCACTTGCTATTGGTGATGATGAAGGAGGAGCATTGATTTATTTGCATGGTAAAGAGGGGTTTGGACTTTATCTTTGTCGTTTCTCAGATCTTGATATAGATGAAGCAAAAATGATTGCTCCATCTTTAGCAGATTTACTGTTGAATAATGTTGGTATAGACGTTGTAATGAGTGGATATGTTTAG
- a CDS encoding alpha-galactosidase, which produces MYEVNKIGLKFGICFCLEIIPTDSYLYRSKPDWCIHVERKIGSLILK; this is translated from the coding sequence ATGTATGAAGTTAATAAGATAGGACTGAAATTCGGAATCTGTTTTTGTCTGGAAATAATCCCAACGGATTCATACCTTTACAGATCAAAACCGGATTGGTGCATACATGTTGAAAGGAAAATTGGATCACTAATACTAAAATAA
- a CDS encoding threonine/serine exporter family protein: MKINQVMDIAIKAGKILLANGSEIYRVEDTIGRICRSYGVEAECFVLPTSIFITVTGKDGEPLSVVKRISERTVDLSCVEKVNSFSRRIQESPIPYEEAMETLEKIEREKGYKFGLRLFVAGVTAFVYTLLFKGTVQDAVVAFIIGMLIYISKEKVSRIGVFKFFEYFVSGLIAAGMSVIAVKIFPFLNIYRIIISSIMILLPGVSTTNALKDALHGDIVSSQFGMAEAIFTVVSVTAGVAIVLSLGLGWI; the protein is encoded by the coding sequence ATGAAAATAAATCAGGTAATGGATATCGCTATCAAAGCAGGTAAAATCCTTTTGGCAAACGGTTCGGAAATTTACAGGGTTGAGGATACCATTGGAAGAATATGCAGAAGTTATGGAGTCGAAGCGGAGTGTTTTGTGCTTCCGACCAGTATATTTATAACTGTTACAGGTAAGGATGGAGAGCCTCTTTCTGTTGTAAAGCGTATTAGCGAAAGAACAGTGGATTTAAGCTGTGTTGAAAAAGTAAATTCTTTTTCTAGAAGAATCCAGGAAAGTCCAATACCCTATGAAGAAGCCATGGAGACTTTGGAAAAAATAGAAAGAGAAAAGGGCTATAAATTTGGATTAAGGCTTTTTGTTGCGGGAGTTACTGCTTTTGTATATACTCTTTTGTTTAAAGGTACTGTTCAGGATGCCGTAGTAGCGTTTATTATTGGGATGCTTATATATATTTCCAAAGAAAAGGTGTCGAGGATAGGAGTATTCAAATTTTTTGAATATTTTGTGTCCGGTTTGATAGCTGCAGGCATGAGTGTTATAGCGGTAAAGATTTTCCCTTTCTTAAATATATATAGGATAATTATTTCTTCTATTATGATTTTACTTCCTGGGGTGTCAACCACAAACGCTCTTAAAGATGCACTGCACGGAGACATTGTATCGAGCCAGTTTGGAATGGCAGAAGCAATATTTACAGTTGTTTCGGTAACTGCGGGAGTAGCTATTGTATTATCTTTAGGATTAGGGTGGATTTAG
- a CDS encoding SMI1/KNR4 family protein — protein sequence MNVIDIINEINLTYPDIDKNTKATSQLIKDSEWYVNKPLPESYKKFVKYFSNGIFLFEVEPILGVGRDLKGLPCGMIVPSGVLVQKDNSCFIAPENRYVDRAKLIAFTAGSALDLSLDHWVFIADDSPENNEYKIGYVTQNTGNIALVLNSFEEWLNIFWQYNKDEDTQVSVFHSLYKTFDERDIILSSV from the coding sequence ATGAACGTGATAGATATTATTAACGAAATCAATCTTACATACCCAGATATTGACAAAAACACAAAAGCAACTTCACAATTAATAAAAGATTCTGAATGGTATGTAAACAAACCTTTACCAGAATCATATAAAAAGTTTGTGAAATACTTTTCAAATGGAATATTTTTATTTGAGGTTGAACCAATACTTGGGGTAGGAAGAGATTTAAAAGGGTTACCTTGTGGAATGATAGTTCCGTCTGGTGTACTAGTACAAAAAGACAATAGTTGTTTTATCGCCCCTGAAAATAGATATGTAGATAGAGCTAAATTAATAGCTTTTACGGCAGGCTCTGCCCTTGACCTATCTCTTGACCATTGGGTATTTATTGCTGATGACTCACCTGAAAATAATGAGTATAAAATTGGCTATGTGACCCAAAATACAGGCAATATTGCTTTAGTATTAAATAGTTTTGAAGAATGGTTAAATATATTTTGGCAGTACAACAAGGACGAGGATACTCAAGTCTCTGTATTTCATAGTTTATATAAAACATTTGATGAAAGAGATATAATATTAAGTAGTGTTTAA
- a CDS encoding DNA gyrase/topoisomerase IV subunit B has translation MSKQGKNKYYGNDSITSLKGADRVRLRPSVIFGSDGIEGCQHSVFEILSNSIDEAREGFGNVIEVSRFKDNSVMVKDYGRGIPLDYNEKEGRYNWELVFCELYAGGKYKNNSGENYEFSLGLNGLGSCATQYSSEYMDVTVFRDGYKYELHFEKGENIGGLIKQKEDYESTGTIIKWKPDLEVFTDINIPLEYYTNTLKKQAVVNAGLKFILYDEESGQTFEYCYENGIVDYVKEVSQDKAFTGIQFYETSTKGRDREDKPEYKVKMQIAFCFCNEINLIEYYHNSSFLEYGGAPDKAVKNAFVYEIDKCIRARGKYNKDEAKITFQDIQDSLILVSNSFSTITSYENQTKKSITNKFIQEAMTEFLKQQLEVYFIENKIESDRIIEQILVNKRSRETAERTRINIKKKLSGNIDMSNRVKKFVDCRTKDVNRREIYIVEGDSALGSCKLARDAEFQAIIPVRGKILNCLKADYESIFKSEIIVDLLKVLGCGVEIKTKHNKEFNTFDINNLRWSKIIICTDADVDGFQIRTLILAMLYRLVPTLIYEGKVFIAESPLFEITTKDKTYFAYSDREKNEIIAKIKGKYTIQRSKGLGENDPEMMWQTTMNPETRKLIKVMPDDIENTEKMFDILLGDNLPGRKSFIEENGYRYLDMVDVY, from the coding sequence ATGTCAAAACAAGGTAAGAATAAGTATTACGGTAATGACAGTATTACCTCTTTGAAGGGGGCTGACAGGGTAAGGTTAAGACCTTCGGTTATATTTGGCTCGGATGGTATTGAGGGATGCCAGCATTCCGTTTTTGAGATACTTTCAAATTCTATAGATGAAGCAAGGGAAGGTTTTGGAAATGTAATTGAAGTTAGCAGGTTTAAGGATAACTCTGTAATGGTAAAGGATTATGGGAGAGGGATTCCTCTCGATTATAATGAAAAAGAAGGACGATATAACTGGGAGCTGGTTTTTTGTGAGCTTTATGCCGGAGGGAAATATAAAAACAATTCCGGTGAAAACTATGAGTTCAGCCTTGGATTAAACGGGCTCGGAAGCTGTGCCACCCAGTATAGTTCGGAGTATATGGATGTTACTGTCTTCAGAGACGGATATAAATATGAACTGCATTTTGAAAAAGGTGAAAATATCGGTGGACTGATAAAGCAAAAAGAAGATTATGAGAGTACAGGAACCATTATAAAATGGAAGCCTGATCTTGAGGTGTTTACCGATATAAACATACCCCTTGAGTATTATACCAATACTTTGAAAAAGCAGGCAGTTGTCAATGCCGGTCTTAAGTTTATACTTTATGATGAGGAATCGGGGCAAACTTTTGAATACTGTTATGAGAATGGTATAGTGGACTATGTAAAAGAAGTTTCACAGGATAAAGCTTTTACAGGCATACAGTTTTATGAGACAAGTACAAAGGGAAGGGACAGGGAAGATAAGCCTGAATACAAAGTAAAAATGCAAATAGCATTTTGCTTTTGCAATGAGATTAATTTGATAGAGTATTACCACAATTCGAGTTTTCTTGAATATGGAGGAGCACCGGATAAAGCGGTGAAAAATGCTTTTGTATACGAAATAGACAAGTGTATAAGAGCACGAGGAAAATACAACAAGGATGAAGCTAAGATTACCTTCCAGGATATTCAGGATAGTTTAATACTTGTCAGCAATTCGTTTTCAACAATTACCAGTTACGAAAACCAGACCAAAAAGTCAATAACCAACAAGTTTATCCAGGAAGCTATGACTGAATTTTTGAAGCAGCAACTGGAAGTATATTTTATTGAAAACAAGATAGAAAGTGACAGGATAATTGAACAGATTCTGGTGAATAAAAGGAGCCGTGAAACTGCTGAGAGGACAAGGATCAATATAAAAAAGAAGCTCAGCGGAAATATTGATATGTCCAACAGAGTGAAGAAATTTGTAGACTGCAGGACAAAGGACGTAAACCGTCGAGAGATTTATATAGTGGAGGGAGATTCGGCCTTAGGTTCGTGTAAATTGGCCAGAGATGCTGAATTCCAGGCTATAATACCGGTAAGAGGAAAGATTTTAAACTGTTTGAAAGCAGACTATGAAAGTATTTTCAAGAGTGAAATAATTGTAGACCTTCTAAAAGTTTTAGGATGCGGCGTGGAGATAAAGACAAAGCATAACAAGGAATTCAATACCTTTGATATAAACAACCTGCGTTGGAGTAAGATAATTATCTGTACCGACGCTGATGTGGACGGCTTTCAGATAAGGACCCTGATACTTGCCATGTTGTATCGACTGGTGCCTACTCTCATTTATGAGGGTAAGGTTTTTATTGCCGAGTCGCCGCTTTTTGAAATAACTACAAAGGATAAAACCTATTTTGCCTATTCCGATAGGGAAAAGAATGAAATAATAGCAAAAATAAAAGGCAAATACACCATACAAAGGTCAAAGGGACTTGGGGAAAACGACCCCGAAATGATGTGGCAGACCACTATGAATCCCGAAACAAGGAAGCTTATTAAAGTAATGCCCGATGATATTGAAAATACAGAGAAGATGTTTGATATACTGCTTGGGGACAATCTGCCCGGCAGAAAAAGTTTTATTGAAGAAAACGGTTACAGGTATTTAGACATGGTAGATGTATATTAA